From a single Bufo bufo unplaced genomic scaffold, aBufBuf1.1, whole genome shotgun sequence genomic region:
- the LOC120984153 gene encoding histone H2B 1.1, protein MPEPAKSAPAPKKGSKKAVTKVQKKDGKKRRKSRKESYAIYVYKVLKQVHPDTGISSKAMGIMNSFVNDIFERIAGEASRLAHYNKRSTITSREIQTAVRLLLPGELAKHAVSEGTKAVTKYTSAK, encoded by the coding sequence ATGCCCGAGCCAGCCAAGTCCGCCCCAGCGCCCAAGAAGGGCTCCAAGAAAGCCGTCACCAAGGTCCAGAAGAAGGACGGCAAGAAGCGGAGGAAGAGCAGGAAGGAGAGCTATGCCATCTACGTCTACAAGGTGCTGAAGCAGGTCCACCCCGACACCGGCATCTCCTCCAAGGCCATGGGCATCATGAACTCCTTCGTCAACGACATCTTCGAGCGCATCGCAGGGGAAGCCTCCCGCCTGGCTCACTACAACAAGCGCTCCACCATCACCTCCCGGGAGATCCAGACCGCCGTGCGCCTGCTGCTGCCCGGAGAGCTGGCCAAGCACGCCGTCTCCGAGGGCACCAAGGCCGTCACCAAGTACACCAGCGccaagtga
- the LOC120984152 gene encoding histone H2A type 1-like: MSGRGKQGGKVRAKAKTRSSRAGLQFPVGRVHRLLRKGNYAQRVGAGAPVYLAAVLEYLTAEILELAGNAARDNKKTRIIPRHLQLAVRNDEELNKLLGGVTIAQGGVLPNIQAVLLPKKTESTKSAKSK; the protein is encoded by the coding sequence ATGTCTGGACGCGGCAAACAAGGAGGCAAAGTCCGGGCTAAGGCCAAGACCCGCTCCTCCCGGGCAGGGCTCCAGTTCCCGGTCGGCCGAGTGCACAGGCTCCTCCGCAAGGGCAACTACGCCCAGAGGGTGGGCGCCGGCGCTCCCGTCTACTTGGCCGCTGTGCTCGAGTATCTCACCGCCGAGATCCTGGAGCTGGCCGGCAATGCCGCCCGCGACAACAAGAAGACCCGCATCATCCCCCGCCACCTGCAGCTGGCCGTGCGCAACGACGAGGAGCTCAACAAGCTGCTGGGCGGCGTCACCATCGCCCAGGGAGGCGTCCTGCCCAACATCCAGGCCGTGCTGCTGCCCAAGAAGACCGAGAGCACCAAGTCGGCCAAGAGCAAGTGA